A window of the Pungitius pungitius chromosome 3, fPunPun2.1, whole genome shotgun sequence genome harbors these coding sequences:
- the thyn1 gene encoding thymocyte nuclear protein 1 — translation MAPKTRARVSKRSASSGKDDGGETAGGKRKAAAPVESAKNPESSAGAQCCHWLMKSEPESRFENGIDVKFGIEDLKALPDQTGCWDGVRNYQARNFMRQMKDGQLAFLYHSNCKEPGIAGIMKIVKEAYVDHTQFDKKDVHFDANSKPENPKWSMVDVQYQRMLKRFLPLSELKKYHQQHGSKGGPLKDMALFTRARLSVQPLTPEEFDFVQSLEEKEPL, via the exons ATGGCACCAAAGACGAGGGCCAGAGTGAGTAAAAGATCTGCCAGTTCAG GCAAAGACGATGGCGGTGAAACGGCTGGAGGGAAGAGGAAAGCTGCGGCTCCAGTCGAGTCTGCAAAAAACCCGGAGAGCTCGGCTGGTGCACAGTGCTGCCACTGGCTGATGAAGTCTGAGCCAGAGAGCCGCTTCGAGAACGGCATCGACGTCAAG TTTGGGATCGAGGACCTGAAGGCCTTGCCTGATCAAACTGGCTGCTGGGACGGTGTCCGCAATTATCAG GCACGCAACTTTATGAGACAGATGAAAGACGGGCAGCTGGCTTTCCTTTACCACAGCAACTGCAAGGAACCAGGGATCGCTGGAATCATGAAA attGTGAAGGAAGCCTATGTGGACCACACTCAGTTTGACAAGAAAGATGTCCATTTCGATGCAAACAGTAAACCGGAAAACCCCAAATGGAGCATG GTGGATGTCCAGTATCAAAGGATGCTGAAGCGCTTTCTTCCTCTGTCTGAGCTGAAAAAGTACCACCAGCAGCATGGCTCCAAAGGAGGGCCCCTGAAGGACATGGCACTGTTTACAAGGGCCCGGCTCTCGGTGCAGCCCCTGACCCCTG aagAGTTTGATTTTGTCCAGAGTTTGGAAGAGAAAGAGCCTTTGTGA
- the vps26b gene encoding vacuolar protein sorting-associated protein 26B, protein MSFFSFGQSADIDVVLNDADTRKKAEHKTEDGKKDKYFLFYDGETVGGKVNVTLKNPGKRLEHQGIKIEFVGQIELYYDRGNHHEFVSLVKDLARPGEITQSQTFDFEFTHVEKPYESYTGQNVKLRYFLRATVVRRLNDISKETDIVVHTLSTYPELNSSIKMEVGIEDCLHIEFEYNKSKYHLKDVIVGKIYFLLVRIKIKHMEIDIIKRETTGTGPSVYHENDTIAKYEIMDGAPVRGESIPIRLFLAGYDLTPTMRDINKKFSVRYYLNLVLIDEEERRYFKQQEITLWRKGDVVRKSMSHQAAIASQRFEGSAASESALEQAAKEESG, encoded by the exons ATGAGTTTCTTTAGTTTCGGACAAAGTGCAGACATTGATGTGGTCCTGAATGACGCGGATACGAGAAAGAAGGCTGAACACAAGACGGAAGATGGAAAGAAAGATAAATACTTTCTGTTCTATGATGGCGAGACTGTCGGCGGAAAGGTGAACGTCACCCTGAAGAACCCCGGGAAGAGGCTGGAGCACCAGGGCATCAAAATTGAATTTGTTGGCCAAATAG AGCTGTATTACGACAGAGGAAACCATCATGAGTTTGTTTCCCTGGTGAAAGATCTTGCGAGACCGGGTGAAATAACTCAGTCGCAGACCTTCGACTTTGAGTTCACTCATGTCGAAAAACCCTACGAGTCGTACACAGGCCAGAACGTCAAGCTAAG ataTTTCCTCCGGGCCACGGTGGTCAGACGACTAAATGACATCAGTAAAGAGACGGACATCGTGGTGCACACGCTGAGCACGTACCCTGAACTCAACTCCTCCATTAAAATGGAAGTGGGAATCGAGGATTGTCTCCACATTGAGTTTGAGTACAACAAATCCAA GTACCATCTGAAAGATGTTATTGTGGGAAAAATCTATTTCCTGCTGGTGAGGATTAAAATTAAACACATGGAGATTGACATCATCAAACGCGAGACGACGGGTACCGGACCAAGCGTGTACCACGAAAACGACACGATCGCCAAGTACGAGATCATGGACGGCGCCCCGGTCAGGG GAGAGTCCATTCCCATCCGGTTATTTCTAGCCGGTTATGATCTGACTCCCACCATGCGAGACATCAACAAGAAGTTCTCAGTGCGCTACTACCTAAACCTGGTTCTgatcgacgaggaggagagacgcTACTTCAAACAGCAG GAAATCACACTGTGGAGGAAAGGGGACGTGGTGAGGAAGAGCATGTCCCACCAGGCGGCCATCGCCTCACAGAGGTTCGAGGGCTCGGCCGCCTCAGAGAGCGCGCTGGAGCAGGCGGCCAAGGAGGAGAGCGGATAG
- the jam3a gene encoding junctional adhesion molecule 3B: MAITRLVACFLLYTSVGHIPSSLGVILRTTDKVVWANEFEPIELTCLIESISTNNPRIEWKKIKNGVPSYVYFQNRIAGDLQHRAQLREPANIVIFNTSRSDTAEYRCEVAAIDDQRDFDEILISLAVRVKPVVPRCSVPEAVTVGTSTELRCLENEGFPAPQYRWFHNTEELPQDPKISPKLVNSSYSINPDTGSLKFRRVRKEDAGEYYCQAKNDAGHAQCPSQTMEVYDVDILGIFLKVFGVGSVFLCLGAFLCHCLKHGCISKKGLNENNFNWPAQNDGVDYADADEGHFRHKSSFII; this comes from the exons GCCACATACCATCATCGCTCGGGGTAATCCTCCGAACCACAGACAAGGTTGTGTGGGCAAATGAGTTTGAGC CCATCGAACTGACCTGTTTAATAGAGTCCATATCCACAAACAACCCGAGGATTGAATGGAAAAAGATTAAGAACGGTGTCCCCAGTTATGTGTACTTCCAGAACAGAATAGCAG GGGACTTGCAGCACAGAGCTCAGCTCAGAGAGCCAGCCAACATCGTGATCTTCAACACCAGCAGGTCGGACACAGCAGAGTACCGCTGCGAGGTGGCCGCCATCGATGATCAAAGGGACTTTGATGAGATACTGATTAGTCTCGCGGTGAGAG tgaaacCAGTCGTACCGCGGTGCAGCGTGCCAGAGGCGGTCACAGTTGGAACATCGACCGAGCTGCGATGTCTGGAGAACGAGGGCTTCCCTGCTCCTCAGTACCGCTGGTTCCACAACACCGAGGAGCTTCCTCAGGACCCCAAAATCAGCCCCAAGCTGGTCAATTCTTCATACAGCATCAACCCTGACACCGGAAGCTTg AAATTTCGAAGGGTGAGGAAGGAGGACGCAGGGGAGTACTACTGCCAGGCAAAGAATGATGCCGGACATGCACAGTGTCCCTCACAAACGATGGAAGTCT ATGATGTCGACATCCTCGGGATTTTCCTCAAGGTGTTTGGCGTGGGAtctgttttcttgtgtttgGGTGCATTCCTTTGTCATTGCCTTAAACATGGATGCATCTCCAAAAAAGGCCTCAATGAAAATAA CTTCAACTGGCCAGCACAGAATGATGGCGTTGATTATGCCGATGCAGATGAG GGCCATTTCCGCCATAAGTCCTCATTCATCATTTGA